The following proteins are co-located in the Streptococcus anginosus genome:
- a CDS encoding YfhO family protein, with amino-acid sequence MKKIKKLFKNYYLVAFFIPFLILFITYLINGIYWKSDTSPLLGDGFHQYVIFDVTLRNILHGTDSIFYTFTSGLGLNFYALSSYYLGSFLSPLVYFFNLKNMPDEVYLFTLIKFGLMGLTCFISIKGIFKKISPYLILILSTSYALMSFAVSQLEIKTWLDVFIIIPLILLGLHQLITQKRRVLYFTALSILFIQNYYFGYMMVLFLILWYIVQISWDFKTRIKSFLDFTIVSILAGIMSLIMILPTFLDLKTHGEKLTKVTTLLTEKSWYLDIFAKNFVGSFDTTKYGSIPMIYVGLVPLLLAILFFTLKSIKFHVKLSYVILIIFLVASFYLQPLDLLWQGMHAPNMFLHRYSWTFSTVIIFLAAESLERLKEIKFTNILASFSILGLGFIATFIFKKHYKFLGSVNFILTLEFLVAYLLISWAYAKKYISVKIFTVSTLLFVCFELSLNSFYQMEGIAKEWVFASRNAYEQDLTAIDSLVKYSKKKNSNFFRTEKLAIQTGNDSMKYNYNGISQFSSVRNTAASSILDKLGFKSSGTNLNLRYQNNSILMDSLLGVKYNISTNNPQKYGFTSIKTKDNLTLYENKNANSLAFLTNSIYRDVKFNHLTLDNQTRFLNQLSGLNLKYYHRLSPTSNHNVKQVGNRIAAEVDKESYDSFASITYTLEVPANSQVYLTLPNLTFSNDNQKSVDITVNNNQKMHYGTNNVFPFFNLGYFKQKQIITVKISFPDNSKVSFDSPEFYKLDTSHFQQAINKIQRQKVSVTTKHNTITAHYQAQRDSSLFFTIPYDKGWTATQNGKSIKISRAQNGFMKIDVKKGAGKIKLTFIPNGLKEGSTAFLSGIALFIIYNKIRKKKSL; translated from the coding sequence ATGAAAAAAATCAAAAAACTCTTCAAAAATTATTATTTGGTAGCCTTTTTTATTCCATTTTTGATTCTGTTTATAACTTACCTTATAAATGGAATCTATTGGAAAAGTGACACTTCTCCACTTTTGGGAGATGGTTTTCATCAGTATGTCATTTTCGATGTTACTTTAAGAAATATTTTGCATGGTACAGACAGTATTTTTTACACGTTTACAAGTGGACTTGGATTAAATTTTTATGCTTTATCTAGCTATTATCTTGGAAGTTTCTTATCACCTTTAGTTTACTTTTTCAATTTAAAAAATATGCCAGATGAAGTATACTTATTTACTTTGATAAAGTTTGGTTTGATGGGATTAACTTGTTTCATCAGTATTAAAGGTATCTTTAAAAAAATTTCTCCTTATCTTATATTAATACTGTCAACTTCCTACGCTCTAATGAGTTTTGCAGTTAGTCAACTTGAAATAAAAACTTGGCTAGATGTCTTCATTATTATTCCACTTATTTTACTTGGTTTACATCAGTTGATTACTCAAAAAAGACGTGTTCTTTACTTTACAGCTTTGTCAATTCTTTTCATTCAAAATTATTATTTTGGATACATGATGGTTCTCTTTCTTATTCTATGGTATATTGTTCAAATTTCATGGGATTTTAAAACTAGGATTAAATCTTTCCTGGACTTTACAATTGTATCAATTTTAGCTGGGATAATGAGTCTCATCATGATTCTACCAACCTTTCTAGATTTAAAAACTCATGGTGAGAAATTAACAAAAGTGACAACCTTACTGACTGAAAAAAGCTGGTATTTAGATATTTTTGCCAAAAACTTTGTTGGATCTTTTGACACAACTAAATATGGCTCTATTCCGATGATTTATGTTGGGCTTGTTCCATTATTACTAGCGATTCTCTTCTTCACTTTAAAGTCTATTAAGTTTCACGTGAAACTTTCCTATGTTATTTTAATTATATTCTTAGTAGCTAGTTTTTACTTACAGCCTTTGGATCTGCTCTGGCAAGGTATGCACGCGCCAAATATGTTCCTACATCGTTACTCTTGGACTTTTTCTACTGTCATTATTTTCTTAGCGGCTGAAAGTTTGGAGCGTCTAAAAGAAATTAAATTCACAAACATTCTAGCCAGTTTTTCTATCTTAGGACTTGGTTTTATTGCTACTTTTATTTTTAAGAAGCATTATAAATTTTTAGGTTCTGTTAATTTCATCTTAACATTAGAATTTTTAGTCGCTTATCTTTTAATTTCTTGGGCTTATGCAAAAAAATATATTTCTGTTAAAATATTTACTGTTTCTACTTTATTATTTGTTTGCTTCGAACTAAGTTTAAATAGTTTTTATCAAATGGAAGGAATTGCAAAAGAATGGGTCTTTGCAAGTAGAAATGCTTATGAACAAGATTTAACAGCTATTGATTCGCTCGTTAAATATAGTAAAAAGAAAAACTCAAATTTCTTTAGAACTGAAAAATTAGCTATTCAAACCGGAAATGACAGTATGAAATACAATTATAATGGTATCTCACAATTTTCTTCTGTCCGCAATACTGCAGCTAGTTCTATTCTTGATAAATTAGGTTTTAAGTCATCTGGAACTAATTTAAATTTACGTTACCAAAACAATAGTATCCTTATGGATAGCTTATTGGGTGTAAAATATAATATTTCAACAAACAATCCTCAAAAATATGGTTTTACTTCCATTAAAACGAAAGATAATTTAACACTTTATGAAAATAAAAATGCTAATTCACTAGCATTTTTAACAAATTCAATTTACAGAGATGTAAAGTTTAATCACTTAACATTAGATAATCAAACTCGTTTTCTCAATCAGCTTTCTGGATTAAATTTAAAATACTATCACAGATTATCTCCTACAAGTAATCATAATGTTAAGCAAGTTGGAAATAGAATAGCTGCAGAAGTAGATAAAGAAAGTTATGACTCTTTTGCCAGCATCACTTACACTTTAGAAGTTCCAGCAAATAGTCAAGTTTATTTAACTTTGCCAAACTTAACTTTCTCAAATGATAACCAAAAATCAGTTGACATAACTGTAAATAACAATCAAAAAATGCATTATGGTACCAACAATGTTTTTCCATTTTTTAATCTTGGTTATTTTAAGCAAAAACAAATCATAACCGTTAAAATATCTTTCCCAGATAATTCAAAAGTTTCATTTGATAGTCCTGAATTTTATAAGCTTGACACCAGTCATTTTCAACAAGCGATAAACAAGATTCAACGACAAAAAGTATCTGTGACAACAAAACATAATACAATAACAGCACATTATCAAGCTCAACGAGATAGTTCTTTATTCTTCACAATTCCTTATGATAAAGGTTGGACTGCCACACAAAACGGAAAATCAATTAAAATTTCAAGAGCACAAAATGGCTTTATGAAAATTGATGTCAAAAAAGGCGCAGGAAAAATAAAACTGACATTTATCCCAAATGGTCTTAAAGAAGGTAGTACAGCATTTTTATCTGGAATCGCGTTATTTATAATTTACAATAAGATACGTAAGAAAAAATCGTTATAA
- a CDS encoding ATP-binding cassette domain-containing protein, whose translation MLTVSDVSLRFSDRKLFDDVNIKFTKGNTYGLIGANGAGKSTFLKILAGDIEPTTGNISLGPDERLSVLRQNHFDYEEERVIDVVIMGNEHLYNIMKEKDAIYMKPDFSDEDGVRAAELEGEFAELGGWEAESEASQLLQNLNIPENLHYQNMSELSNGDKVKVLLAKALFGQPDVLLLDEPTNGLDIQSISWLEDFLIDFENTVIVVSHDRHFLNKVCTHMADLDFGKIKLYVGNYDFWKESSELAAKLLADRNAKAEEKIKQLQEFVARFSANASKSKQATSRKKMLDKIELEEIVPSSRKYPFINFKAEREIGNDLLTVENLSVKIDGEVILDNISFILRPGDKTALIGQNDIQTTALIRAIMGDIDYEGTVKWGITTSQSYLPKDNSKDFSSGESILDWLRQFASKEEDDNTFLRGFLGRMLFSGDEVNKSVNVLSGGEKVRVMLSKLMLLKSNVLVLDDPTNHLDLESISSLNDGLKNFKESIIFASHDHEFIQTLANHIIVLSKNGVINRIDETYDEFLENQEVQEKVNSLWKG comes from the coding sequence TTGCTTACAGTATCAGATGTATCACTACGCTTTAGTGATCGAAAATTATTTGATGATGTGAATATCAAATTTACAAAAGGAAATACTTATGGTTTAATTGGTGCTAATGGTGCAGGAAAATCAACGTTTTTAAAAATCCTAGCTGGAGATATCGAACCAACTACTGGAAATATTTCACTCGGACCAGACGAACGTCTCTCAGTCCTTCGTCAAAATCACTTTGATTATGAAGAAGAACGAGTGATTGATGTAGTTATCATGGGAAATGAGCATCTTTATAACATTATGAAAGAAAAAGATGCCATTTACATGAAACCTGATTTTTCTGATGAAGACGGTGTCCGAGCAGCTGAGTTAGAAGGTGAATTTGCTGAGTTAGGTGGTTGGGAGGCTGAAAGTGAAGCCTCTCAACTCCTCCAGAACTTGAATATCCCAGAAAATCTTCACTATCAAAATATGAGTGAATTATCTAATGGAGATAAAGTAAAAGTTCTCCTTGCTAAAGCTCTATTTGGTCAACCAGATGTTCTGCTGCTAGACGAACCGACCAACGGTCTTGACATTCAATCCATCTCTTGGTTAGAAGATTTTTTGATTGATTTTGAAAATACCGTTATCGTTGTATCCCACGACCGTCACTTCCTCAACAAAGTGTGTACACACATGGCTGATTTAGACTTTGGCAAAATCAAACTCTATGTTGGTAACTATGATTTTTGGAAAGAATCTAGTGAATTAGCTGCTAAACTCTTAGCAGACCGTAATGCTAAAGCAGAAGAAAAAATCAAACAACTGCAAGAATTTGTTGCTCGCTTCTCTGCTAATGCTTCAAAATCTAAGCAAGCAACTTCTCGTAAAAAAATGCTTGACAAAATTGAACTGGAAGAAATTGTCCCATCAAGCCGTAAATATCCATTTATTAACTTCAAAGCCGAACGCGAAATCGGAAATGACCTCTTGACAGTCGAAAACCTTTCTGTCAAGATTGACGGCGAAGTCATCCTTGACAACATCAGCTTTATCTTGCGTCCGGGTGACAAGACAGCCTTGATTGGACAAAATGACATTCAAACAACTGCTTTGATTCGAGCTATTATGGGAGATATTGACTATGAAGGAACTGTCAAGTGGGGTATTACAACTAGTCAATCTTATTTACCAAAAGACAATAGCAAAGATTTTTCCAGCGGTGAATCTATTCTTGACTGGCTCCGTCAATTTGCAAGTAAAGAAGAAGATGACAACACCTTCCTTCGAGGATTTCTAGGTCGTATGCTTTTCTCTGGTGATGAGGTTAACAAGTCTGTCAACGTCTTGTCAGGTGGTGAAAAGGTTCGTGTCATGCTGTCAAAACTTATGCTTCTCAAATCAAACGTTTTAGTACTAGATGATCCAACCAACCACTTAGACTTAGAATCTATTTCTAGCCTAAATGACGGTCTGAAAAACTTTAAAGAATCTATTATTTTTGCTAGCCACGATCATGAATTTATCCAGACACTTGCTAATCATATTATTGTTCTTTCTAAAAATGGTGTCATTAATCGTATTGACGAAACCTATGATGAATTTTTAGAAAATCAAGAAGTACAAGAAAAAGTCAATAGTCTTTGGAAAGGTTAA
- a CDS encoding NAD(P)H-dependent oxidoreductase: MKILLVNGYQKHEFCKGELNFSLYNIMLDKLRHNHDVQLSSVEDYNVIDERNKFLWADLIIFQFPIYWFNVPGKLKLYMDEVFEYGQFYSFADTYGQGGLMKNKEYILSTTWNAPEEVFNNPAAFFDGKNVDDVLISFHKTMEFCGLKKRKTLSFHNVVKNPQFKFYKQTIEDYFLKEL, from the coding sequence ATGAAAATTTTGTTGGTAAATGGTTATCAAAAACATGAGTTTTGTAAAGGAGAATTAAATTTTAGTTTGTATAATATTATGTTGGATAAATTACGTCACAATCATGATGTGCAATTATCGTCAGTTGAGGACTATAATGTAATAGACGAGAGAAATAAGTTTTTGTGGGCAGATTTGATTATTTTTCAATTTCCTATTTATTGGTTTAATGTACCTGGGAAGTTGAAATTATATATGGATGAAGTCTTTGAATATGGTCAATTTTATTCATTTGCAGATACTTATGGACAAGGTGGTTTAATGAAAAATAAAGAATATATCTTATCCACAACTTGGAATGCCCCAGAAGAAGTTTTTAATAATCCGGCTGCATTTTTTGATGGAAAAAATGTAGATGATGTTTTGATTTCATTCCATAAAACCATGGAATTTTGTGGTTTAAAGAAAAGAAAAACACTATCTTTTCATAATGTTGTGAAAAATCCTCAATTTAAATTTTATAAACAGACAATAGAAGATTATTTTTTAAAAGAGTTGTAA
- a CDS encoding triose-phosphate isomerase has protein sequence MLVVFNFKNQMSIKQQLELLEKFNQPMSKQHQLIIAPIIPDYNVYHFDIAVQNLSIKGRNVGDLSPQHLKHYNINYAFVGHLERQKYLNETTRMIRSKIDNALQKDIIPIICVGNHENPIFECATYLDDLDLQDKHIIVAYEILSATLKGKKDYSFIDVEESFQDLKDYLDNLSVKFGFTYQLIFGGGVNREDIEQILTIGFDGILIGDRIESLVETHQYLLKDTLVLM, from the coding sequence GTGTTAGTTGTTTTTAATTTTAAAAATCAGATGTCAATCAAGCAACAATTAGAATTGTTAGAGAAGTTCAATCAACCAATGAGCAAACAACATCAATTGATTATTGCTCCTATCATACCGGATTATAATGTATATCATTTTGACATTGCAGTTCAAAATTTGTCAATTAAAGGAAGAAATGTAGGTGATTTATCGCCTCAACATTTAAAACATTACAATATAAATTATGCTTTTGTAGGTCATTTAGAAAGGCAAAAGTATTTAAATGAAACAACAAGAATGATTCGCTCAAAGATTGACAATGCTTTACAGAAAGATATTATTCCTATTATTTGTGTAGGAAATCATGAAAATCCTATTTTTGAATGCGCAACATATTTAGATGATCTAGATCTTCAGGATAAACATATTATTGTAGCTTACGAAATATTGAGTGCAACATTAAAAGGAAAAAAAGATTATTCCTTTATAGATGTTGAAGAAAGTTTTCAAGATTTAAAAGATTATTTGGATAATTTAAGTGTAAAGTTTGGGTTTACATATCAGTTGATTTTTGGTGGTGGTGTAAACCGTGAAGATATTGAACAGATTTTAACTATTGGATTTGATGGGATTCTTATTGGAGATAGAATTGAAAGCTTGGTTGAAACACACCAATACTTACTAAAAGATACTCTTGTATTGATGTAA
- the galE gene encoding UDP-glucose 4-epimerase GalE has product MKSILVTGGAGYIGSHTVKALLDADYDVHVLDNLASGVRDAVDVRARFKELDVYDESALKAYLQSYKIDAVLHCAGEIVVSESIENPSKYFSANVAGMNQVLKVLSEVGIDKIIFSSTASVYGNNCMDKPANEDTLLNPVNPYAETKLMGERMIYWMANRYNWKYVIFRYFNVAGAAMDASNGLRVKNPTHIIPNINKTALGQNDALKIFGDDYETRDGSCIRDYIHVLDLAQAHVKGFDYLFTDSSTSQIFNLGTEHGYTVKEIYNTAEQILQKKIPHEIVARRVGDPASVLADTAKVREFLNWQAYYSLKDIILSDYNWRVKAGNSIVE; this is encoded by the coding sequence ATGAAATCAATTTTAGTAACAGGTGGAGCTGGATATATTGGCTCTCATACTGTAAAGGCACTTTTAGATGCTGATTATGATGTGCATGTTTTGGATAATCTAGCATCAGGTGTCAGGGATGCGGTGGATGTAAGAGCACGCTTTAAAGAACTGGATGTTTATGATGAGTCTGCATTAAAAGCTTATTTACAATCTTATAAAATTGATGCTGTACTACATTGTGCGGGTGAAATAGTCGTTAGTGAAAGTATTGAAAATCCCAGTAAATATTTTTCGGCAAATGTAGCAGGTATGAATCAGGTGTTAAAAGTATTATCAGAAGTAGGAATTGATAAAATTATATTTTCTTCTACAGCTTCAGTTTATGGAAATAATTGTATGGATAAACCAGCAAATGAGGATACGCTATTAAATCCAGTAAATCCTTATGCAGAGACAAAACTGATGGGAGAACGTATGATTTATTGGATGGCCAATCGTTATAATTGGAAATATGTTATTTTTCGTTATTTTAATGTTGCTGGTGCTGCTATGGATGCTTCAAATGGTTTGAGAGTTAAAAATCCGACACATATCATCCCTAATATTAATAAAACGGCTCTAGGACAAAATGATGCTTTAAAAATTTTTGGCGATGATTATGAAACGAGAGATGGTTCATGCATCCGTGATTATATTCATGTTTTAGATTTAGCTCAGGCACATGTAAAGGGATTTGACTATTTGTTTACAGATTCGTCAACGTCACAGATTTTCAATCTAGGAACTGAACATGGTTACACTGTCAAGGAGATATACAATACTGCAGAGCAAATTTTACAGAAAAAAATTCCTCATGAAATTGTCGCACGTCGTGTCGGTGATCCAGCAAGTGTGTTAGCAGATACTGCTAAAGTAAGAGAATTTTTAAATTGGCAAGCATATTATTCTTTGAAAGATATTATATTATCTGATTATAATTGGCGTGTGAAAGCTGGCAATTCCATTGTCGAATAA
- the trpS gene encoding tryptophan--tRNA ligase, with product MSKPIILTGDRPTGKLHIGHYVGSLRNRVLLQDEGKYELFVFLADQQALTDHAKDPKTIVESIGNVALDYLAAGLDPEKTTIFIQSQIPELSELSMYYMNLVSLARLERNPTVKSEIAQKGFGESIPTGFLVYPIAQAADITAFKANYVPVGNDQKPMIEQTREIVRSFNHTYNCDVLVEPEGIYPQNEAAGRLPGLDGNAKMSKSLNNGIYLSDDMDTLQKKVMSMYTDPDHIKIEDPGKIEGNMVFHYLDVFGRPEDARKITAMKEHYQRGGLGDVKTKRYLLEILERELGPIRERRVEFSKDMGAVYTMLQKGSEKARQVASQTLSDVKSAMGINYFK from the coding sequence ATGTCAAAACCTATTATTTTAACAGGAGATCGTCCAACAGGGAAGTTACATATTGGTCATTATGTAGGAAGTTTGCGAAATCGTGTTTTATTGCAAGATGAAGGGAAATATGAATTATTTGTATTTTTAGCTGATCAACAAGCTTTGACGGATCACGCTAAGGATCCTAAGACAATTGTGGAGTCAATCGGGAATGTGGCATTAGACTATTTAGCTGCTGGATTAGATCCTGAAAAGACAACCATTTTTATTCAAAGTCAAATTCCTGAGTTGTCGGAGTTGTCAATGTATTATATGAATTTGGTGTCATTAGCGCGTTTGGAACGTAACCCAACTGTCAAGTCAGAAATTGCCCAAAAAGGATTCGGTGAAAGTATTCCAACTGGTTTTTTAGTTTATCCAATTGCACAAGCAGCAGATATTACTGCTTTTAAAGCGAATTATGTTCCAGTAGGAAATGATCAGAAACCAATGATTGAACAAACTCGTGAAATTGTACGTTCTTTTAACCATACCTATAATTGTGATGTCTTGGTAGAGCCTGAGGGCATTTATCCTCAAAATGAAGCAGCAGGACGTTTGCCGGGGCTTGACGGGAATGCAAAAATGTCTAAATCTTTAAATAATGGCATCTATTTATCTGATGATATGGATACTTTACAAAAGAAAGTGATGAGCATGTATACTGATCCTGACCATATCAAGATTGAAGATCCTGGTAAAATAGAAGGCAATATGGTTTTCCATTATTTAGATGTGTTTGGTCGTCCAGAAGATGCGCGAAAAATTACAGCCATGAAGGAACACTATCAACGAGGTGGACTGGGAGATGTGAAAACAAAACGCTATTTATTAGAAATTTTAGAGCGCGAATTAGGTCCTATTCGTGAACGTCGTGTTGAATTTTCAAAAGATATGGGAGCAGTCTACACTATGCTACAAAAAGGTAGCGAAAAAGCACGTCAAGTAGCTAGTCAGACCCTTTCTGATGTAAAATCTGCTATGGGAATTAATTATTTCAAATAA
- the guaB gene encoding IMP dehydrogenase — translation MSNWDTKFLKKGFTFDDVLLIPAESHVLPNDANLQTKLAENLTLNIPIITAAMDTVTESKMAIAIARAGGLGVIHKNMSIEQQADEIRKVKRSENGVIIDPFFLTPTHTVSDAEELMERYRISGVPVVETLENRKLVGIITNRDMRFITDYNQPISAHMTSKNLVTAPVGTDLETAERILHEHRIEKLPLVDDYGRLSGLITIKDIEKVIEFPNAAKDEYGRLLVAGAVGVTSDTFERAEALFEAGADAIVIDTAHGHSAGVLRKIAEIREHFPERTLIAGNIATAEGARALYDAGVDVVKVGIGPGSICTTRVIAGVGVPQVTAIYDAAQVAREYGKTIIADGGIQYSGDIVKALAAGGNAVMLGSMFAGTDEAPGETEIFQGRKFKTYRGMGSIAAMKKGSSDRYFQGSVNEANKLVPEGIEGRVAYKGAAADIVFQMIGGVRSGMGYCGAANLQELHDKAQFIEMSGAGLKESHPHDVQITNEAPNYSVQ, via the coding sequence ATGTCTAACTGGGACACTAAATTTTTGAAAAAAGGTTTTACTTTTGATGATGTATTACTCATTCCTGCAGAGAGTCATGTTTTGCCAAATGATGCGAATTTACAAACAAAATTGGCTGAAAATTTGACACTCAATATTCCAATTATCACCGCAGCAATGGATACTGTTACAGAAAGTAAAATGGCCATTGCTATTGCTCGTGCTGGAGGTCTTGGTGTTATTCACAAAAATATGTCTATTGAGCAACAAGCGGATGAAATTCGGAAAGTTAAACGATCAGAAAATGGAGTTATCATTGATCCATTCTTCTTGACTCCAACTCATACGGTATCAGATGCAGAAGAGTTGATGGAACGTTATCGTATCAGTGGTGTTCCTGTTGTTGAAACGCTTGAAAATCGCAAATTAGTTGGGATTATTACAAATCGTGATATGCGATTTATTACGGATTATAATCAACCTATCTCAGCGCATATGACGAGTAAAAATCTAGTAACTGCTCCTGTTGGGACAGATCTTGAAACGGCAGAGCGGATACTTCATGAGCATCGCATTGAAAAATTACCATTGGTTGATGACTACGGTCGTTTATCTGGTCTGATTACAATTAAAGATATTGAAAAAGTAATTGAATTTCCAAATGCAGCTAAAGATGAATATGGTCGTCTTTTGGTTGCTGGTGCAGTAGGAGTTACTTCTGATACATTTGAGCGTGCAGAAGCTTTATTTGAAGCAGGTGCAGATGCTATTGTCATTGATACAGCACATGGACATTCAGCGGGAGTACTTCGGAAGATTGCTGAGATTCGTGAACATTTTCCAGAACGAACGTTGATTGCAGGAAATATTGCTACTGCAGAAGGTGCACGTGCGTTATACGATGCTGGAGTTGATGTTGTGAAAGTCGGAATCGGTCCAGGTTCAATTTGTACCACTCGTGTCATTGCTGGAGTTGGTGTACCTCAAGTGACGGCAATTTATGATGCTGCACAAGTTGCGCGTGAATACGGGAAAACAATTATTGCAGACGGAGGTATTCAGTATTCAGGAGATATTGTGAAGGCACTGGCTGCGGGAGGAAATGCGGTCATGCTCGGTTCAATGTTTGCTGGTACAGATGAGGCGCCAGGTGAAACGGAAATTTTCCAGGGTCGTAAGTTTAAAACTTATCGCGGAATGGGTTCGATTGCAGCTATGAAGAAAGGGTCAAGCGATCGTTATTTCCAAGGTTCTGTTAATGAAGCAAATAAATTGGTACCGGAAGGAATTGAAGGTCGTGTAGCTTATAAAGGTGCAGCAGCAGATATTGTTTTCCAAATGATTGGAGGAGTTCGTTCTGGTATGGGATATTGTGGAGCAGCCAATCTCCAAGAGCTACATGACAAAGCTCAATTTATTGAAATGAGTGGAGCTGGTTTGAAAGAAAGCCACCCTCATGATGTTCAAATTACGAATGAAGCTCCAAACTATTCTGTACAATAA
- the recF gene encoding DNA replication/repair protein RecF (All proteins in this family for which functions are known are DNA-binding proteins that assist the filamentation of RecA onto DNA for the initiation of recombination or recombinational repair.) yields the protein MWLKKLQIQHFRNYEATEIDFHSGLNIFLGQNAQGKTNILEAIYFLALTRSHRTRSDKDLIYFSKDTLKISGQLVKQTGNISLEIDLTPKGRITKVNHLKQSKLSDYVGNMNVVLFAPEDLQLIKGAPALRRKFIDIELGQIKPIYLSDLSHYHHVLKQRNTYLKTAKTMDETFLAVLDDQLVEFGCRVMQHRIEFLKKLEHFGQQKHLELSSHLENLTIKYCSSVPLSDSNKLKESFQIALKQSRSRDLFKKNTGVGPHRDDIAFYINDMNANFGSQGQHRSVVLSLKLAEIELMETITKEKPILLLDDVMSELDNSRQLNLLETISQNIQTFMTTTTLEHLQNMPSNIKIFSIHEGHLTEDKV from the coding sequence ATGTGGTTAAAAAAGTTACAAATTCAACATTTTCGTAATTATGAAGCAACTGAAATAGATTTTCATTCTGGTCTCAATATTTTTCTAGGCCAAAATGCTCAAGGAAAAACAAATATCTTGGAAGCCATCTATTTTCTTGCATTGACACGAAGTCATCGAACTCGTTCAGACAAAGATTTAATTTATTTCTCCAAAGATACCCTGAAAATATCTGGACAACTTGTCAAGCAAACTGGAAATATTTCTTTGGAAATCGACTTGACACCTAAAGGAAGAATTACAAAAGTTAATCATCTAAAACAAAGCAAACTATCTGATTATGTTGGAAATATGAATGTTGTTTTATTTGCTCCAGAAGATTTACAGTTGATTAAAGGAGCTCCAGCCCTTAGACGAAAATTTATTGATATAGAATTGGGGCAAATTAAACCAATCTATTTATCTGATTTATCACATTACCACCATGTCTTAAAACAAAGAAATACTTATTTAAAAACAGCAAAAACAATGGATGAGACTTTTTTAGCAGTTTTAGATGATCAACTAGTAGAGTTTGGTTGTCGTGTTATGCAGCATAGGATAGAATTTCTCAAAAAATTAGAGCACTTTGGTCAACAAAAGCATTTGGAACTCTCAAGTCATTTAGAAAACTTAACCATTAAGTACTGCTCTTCTGTTCCACTTTCAGATTCCAATAAGTTAAAAGAATCTTTCCAAATTGCATTAAAGCAAAGCCGTAGTAGAGATTTATTTAAAAAAAATACTGGAGTTGGTCCCCATCGAGATGATATTGCTTTTTATATCAATGACATGAATGCCAATTTTGGTAGTCAAGGACAACATCGAAGCGTGGTTTTATCTCTCAAACTGGCAGAAATTGAGCTCATGGAAACTATTACTAAAGAAAAACCAATTCTTCTACTTGACGATGTTATGAGTGAACTTGACAATAGTCGTCAACTTAATTTACTTGAAACTATTTCTCAAAATATCCAAACATTTATGACAACAACAACTCTAGAACATCTACAAAATATGCCTTCTAATATTAAAATTTTCTCAATTCATGAAGGACATCTAACTGAAGACAAGGTGTAA
- the yaaA gene encoding S4 domain-containing protein YaaA, with protein MKYKLFDDYITLQALLKEVGIIQSGGAIKSFLQENQVYFNGELETRRGKKIRIGDTITLPNQKLEILLTAPNEEERGEHEKELLEKRRVATLVKEMNKNIKKSKSTTSLRTNKSDKKAPIRFPGI; from the coding sequence ATGAAATATAAATTATTTGATGACTACATCACCCTACAAGCTTTATTAAAAGAAGTCGGAATCATTCAAAGTGGTGGTGCTATTAAAAGTTTTCTTCAAGAAAATCAAGTTTATTTTAATGGAGAGCTCGAAACTCGCCGCGGAAAGAAAATTCGCATTGGCGATACTATTACTCTCCCAAATCAAAAATTAGAAATACTGCTGACTGCACCAAATGAAGAGGAAAGGGGGGAGCATGAAAAAGAGCTTTTAGAAAAAAGACGAGTTGCCACCCTTGTAAAAGAAATGAACAAAAATATCAAAAAAAGTAAATCGACAACAAGTCTGAGAACCAATAAATCGGATAAAAAGGCTCCTATCCGCTTCCCAGGTATTTAA